The following coding sequences lie in one Rutidosis leptorrhynchoides isolate AG116_Rl617_1_P2 chromosome 6, CSIRO_AGI_Rlap_v1, whole genome shotgun sequence genomic window:
- the LOC139854473 gene encoding uncharacterized protein: MSSAGSNPNINSEVYQTSQQYSLGTDEVVTQTRRKGRPPTYTLSSPRYVPVNQTGTSYTASQYVNPSTTLHSTSNTLISRVHCSVSDSTQGSSSTPDFHQTRLNPGRPVTYSFLNDEVINLQQSHIRNNENSINDVQSNKFKGISADYIDVGDAIYVCTACKARLWKAEALHGNKSFISKMYSLCCLHGKVVLPNLIPPPEYLLDLYRGQSAKSKNFVDNVRWYNMMFSFTSMDGKIDHNVNSGRGPYVYQMHGQNYHLAGSLIPEEGETPKYYQLYIYDTANESQNTINAYNGGRSVNSSSNPYAIEFTTVHELQGLLDAINLLVKKFRMARDKFAMNEMEPIQIKLIGSPDKDGRTHNLPTADEVAAIIVGDIDGTADKRDIILEKRSRKFRRISEFHIRYLALQYPLLFPYAEDGYRTYVYYRDIDVLSEPGHNKLTIREFFSYRLQARVGEMSLILLSRKLLQQFIVDAYTMVENKCLNYIRNNQKILRVTPYDNLYDAQESGHQEVSDIGNRVILPASFTGGARFLAEDSLNPEDRPDIVCRVFKIKLDALMHKFKREKTFGKLLRGYNFRSEVYHTLTFAYSWTKKTRYVDPYNKELMKQFQAHMNVEWCNQIGSIKYLFKYISKGPDRISIAIQNSDAANSNQGESNSKDEIANYYSCRYLSACEASWHLFDFPILHRSPAVYMLQFHLPNHQPILYDADDYVDSVLSNPSVGTSQFIEWMRCNQIDENACQYTYVEFPRHYVWKKSTRKWTRRKEQRTIGRINFVPPKPGETYYLRILLNKVKGPTCFENIRTVNNQVHDSFKEACYALRLLDDDREYVASIKETYEVASDENELKKILYNLALAKIERLLNSSRNSLKNIQYMPFPDYEYIDYSCNMMIQDEISYDKETLVIEHATLFSTMTDEQKSVYNTVIEAVDKDEGGTFFHYGYGGTGKTFVWKILGAALRSRGDIIINVASSGIAALLLTGGRTAHSRFAIPNVLEDSFCNIQPDSPLAGLLNEAKLIIWDEAPMMHRHCVEAFERTMRDIIRSENSNKPFGGKVVVFGGDFCQILPVIPKGSRVEIVYASIYSSELWRECKVLKLTKNMRLLQCVADSDVNEIFEFAKWILDIGEGKINLPNDGEADVEFPEDVLLNSNKNPIKTIVNSAYPSIHEELENSNFFKERAILAPTNLEVDEINEFVLSTINQPETVFYSSDALRPHEVDDLVAQQLFSPKILNDLRVPGVLNHKLVLKIGVPIMLLRNVD, encoded by the exons ATGTCATCTGCCGGATCAAATCCTAATATTAATTCAG AAGTGTATCAGACGTCACAACAATATTCATTGGGCACAGATGAGGTGGTCACTCAAACAAGACGTAAAGGCAGACCACCAACTTATACATTATCATCACCCCGCTATGTTCCTGTTAACCAGACAGGAACATCTTATACGGCTTCTCAATATGTAAACCCATCGACAACACTTCATTCTACTTCCAATACACTAATAAGTCGTGTTCATTGTAGTGTATCTGATTCCACCCAAG GTTCTTCTTCTACACCAGATTTCCACCAAACTAGACTCAATCCAGGGAGACCCGTAACATATTCGTTTTTAAATGATGAAGTTATTAACCTTCAACAATCGCATATACGTAACAATGAAAATTCTATTAACGATGTACAATCTAACAAATTTAAAGGAATTTCTGCTG ACTATATAGATGTAGGAGATGCTATTTACGTGTGTACTGCATGTAAAGCCAGACTATGGAAGGCTGAGGCTCTGCATGGTAACAAATCATTTATTTCTAAGATGTATTCATTGTGTTGTTTACATGGCAAAGTTGTACTACCCAACTTGATCCCTCCTCCAGAATATCTtcttgatttgtatagaggtcagTCAGCAAAAAGTAAAAACTTTGTTGACAATGTTCGATGGTACAATATGATGTTTAGTTTTACATCAATGGATGGGAAGATTGATCATAACGTCAATTCTGGGCGTGGTCCTTATGTTTATCAAATGCATGGTCAAAATTATCACCTAGCAGGTAGCTTGATCCCCGAAGAAGGAGAAACTCCAAAGTATTATCAACTATACATATATGATACAGCTAACGAGTCGCAAAATACAATAAATGCTTATAATGG GGGTCGATCGGTTAATAGTTCTTCTAATCCATATGCCATTGAATTTACAACTGTACATGAACTTCAAGGCTTACTGGATGCAATTAATCTGTTAGTAAAAAAATTTCGTATGGCCAGAGATAAATTTGCGATGAATGAAATGGAACCTATCCAAATAAAACTGATTGGTAGTCCGGATAAGGATGGTAGAACACACAATCTACCAACAGCTGACGAAGTTGCTGCTATAATAGTCGGTGATATCGATGGTACGGCTGACAAGAGAGATATCATACTAGAAAAACGATCTCGAAAATTCAGACGTATCAGTGAATTTCATATTAGGTATCTTGCCCTTCAGTATCCGTTGTTGTTTCCATATGCAGAGGATGGATATAGGACATATGTGTATTATAGAGACATTGATGTTTTAAGTGAGCCTGGACATAATAAGCTTACAATTAGAGAGTTTTTTTCATATCGATTACAAGCTCGTGTTGGTGAAATGTCATTAATTTTGTTGTCAAGAAAGTTGTTGCAGCAGTTTATCGTTGATGCATACACTATGGTTGAGAATAAATGCTTAAACTACATTCGAAATAATCAAAAGATTTTACGTGTAACTCCTTATGATAACCTTTACGATGCACAGGAAAGTGGTCACCAAGAAGTTTCTGACATCGGTAATAGGGTGATTTTACCCGCGTCTTTCACTGGTGGTGCAAG ATTCTTAGCTGAGGATAGCTTAAATCCTGAAGACAGGCCTGACATCGTATGCAGGGTGTTTAAAATTAAGCTAGATGCTCTTATGCATAAATTCAAGCGTGAAAAAACATTTGGGAAATTGCTTAGAg GATATAATTTCAGAAGCGAAGTCTACCACACGCTCACATTTGCTTATTCCTGGACAAAAAAGACAAG GTACGTTGATCCTTACAACAAGGAACTTATGAAACAATTTCAAGCACATATGAATGTTGAATGGTGCAACCAGATCGGATCCATAAAATATTTATTCAAATATATAAGTAAGGGTCCAGACAGAATATCAATTGCAATCCAAAATTCTGATGCTGCAAATTCAAATCAAGGAGAATCTAATTCGAAAGATGAGATTGCAAATTATTACAGTTGTCGTTACCTGTCAGCATGTGAAGCATCATGGCATTTGTTCGACTTTCCAATTTTACACAGAAGTCCGGCGGTGTACATGCTTCAATTTCATCTACCTAACCATCAACCAATTCTTTATGATGCAGATGATTATGTGGATTCAGTTCTATCAAATCCAAGTGTAGGTACATCTCAGTTCATCGAGTGGATGCGGTGTAATCAGATTGATGAAAATGCTTGTCAGTATACGTACGTTGAATTTCCAAGGCATTATGTCTGGAAAAAATCAACTAGAAAATGGACGAGACGCAAAGAACAACGAACAATTGGAAGAATCAATTTTGTGCCTCCTAAGCCTGGTGAAACCTATTATTTACGTATATTACTCAACAAAGTAAAGGGACCCACTTGCTTTGAAAATATACGAACAGTAAATAATCAGGTACATGATTCATTCAAGGAAGCTTGCTACGCGTTGAGACTTCTTGATGATGATCGTGAATATGTTGCTTCAATAAAAGAGACTTATGAAGTTGCATCAG ATGAAAATGAACTGAAGAAGATACTCTACAACCTAGCTTTAGCAAAGATCGAACGATTGTTGAACAGTTCTAGAAATAGCTTAAAGAATATTCAATACATGCCATTCCCTGATTATGAGTACATTGATTACTCGTGCAACATGATGATTCAAGATGAGATTTCTTATGACAAAGAGACTCTCGTCATAGAACATGCAACTCTATTTTCCACTATGACTGACGAACAAAAGTCTGTTTACAATACTGTTATCGAAGCTGTTGATAAGGACGAGGGTGGTACTTTTTTTCATTATGGTTATGGAGGAACAGGCAAAACATTTGTATGGAAAATATTAGGCGCTGCACTTCGATCACGTGGTGATATTATAATCAATGTCGCATCAAGTGGTATAGCAGCATTGCTTCTGACCGGAGGTAGGACTGCACATTCACGCTTTGCAATTcctaatgttcttgaagattcttTTTGTAACATCCAACCAGATAGTCCGTTAGCTGGTCTTTTAAATGAAGCAAAGTTAATTATTTGGGATGAAGCCCCTATGATGCATAGACATTGTGTTGAAGCATTTGAGCGAACAATGCGAGATATTATACGTTCAGAAAACAGCAACAAGCCTTTTGGTGGAAAGGTAGTTGTTTTTGGTGGCGACTTTTGCCAGATCCTACCGGTCATCCCGAAAGGTAGCCGAGTAGAAATAGTATATGCTTCGATTTACTCGTCTGAATTATGGCGTGAATGCAAAGTCCTAAAGCTCACTAAGAATATGCGACTTCTTCAATGCGTTGCCGATTCTGACGTTAATGAGATTTTTGAATTTGCCAAATGGATTTTAGACATTGGTGAGGGGAAAATCAATCTACCCAATGATGGAGAAGCGGATGTTGAATTTCCTGAGGATGTGTTACTGAATTCAAATAAGAACCCAATTAAAACGATTGTAAATTCAGCGTATCCTTCTATACATGAGGAGCTCGAGAATTCTAACTTTTTTAAGGAAAGAGCAATACTTGCACCAACGAATCTTGAGGTAGATGAAATTAATGAGTTTGTTTTGTCTACAATTAACCAACCAGAAACTGTTTTTTATAGTTCTGATGCTTTACGCCCTCATGAAGTCGATGATTTGGTGGCACAACAACTTTTTTCTCCTAAAATCTTAAACGATTTAAGGGTACCAGGTGTTCTAAATCACAAGTTAGTGTTGAAAATCGGAGTTCCTATAATGTTACTTCGTAACGTTGATTAA